Within Sphingomonas piscis, the genomic segment TCGAAGGCGACCTGGATGCTGACGGTCTCATCCAGCCTGCGAAAGAATGCCGCGGCGATGCCGATCCCCGCAACCGTGATCGGCTCCCGCGAACGCATGACCGCGTCGAACCGTGCATCTGCGGGGATGGTGGCGGCGGAGGTCACGTCCCCACCTGCCCCGAGATCCTCAGCAAGCGTTCGCGTCAGGAAGTCGTCGAGGTCGAAGCCCATGTCTGCCAATGTCGTCATGGGCATGCTGTAGGGCGCCGCTTAGCGCGCGAAAAGGTCAGTGGACCTCGTCGACCACCGGGGCATCGATCCCCGCGCGCCACTTGCCGTCCTGCCTGCGGTAGCGCTTGGCCTGCTGCGCCTCGAAGCGGTCGCCGGCCCAGCCGAAAACGGTTAGGACGATCTCGTCGCCCTCGATCTCGATCCGATTGAAGCTCTGCTCCTCGTCGCGAACGCGAACGGACGTTGCCGTGCCGGCCTGGACGACAAGGGTACCGCCCGCGCGGGTCACGAGGTCGCTGGCGTCCTGCGACGAGGCACGATGATTATGGCCGGCGAGAACCAGATCGACCCCAAGTTCCTCCACCGCGTCGAGCGCCAACTCCTGCCGCCCGATGGCACGGCCAAGCTCCGGCCCATCGCCGACCGGCAGCGCGAACAATGGATGATGGGTGACCAGTACCCGCGTCCAATCAGGATTGGTCCGCGAGAAGCTTTCGCGCACGAAATCGATCTGCTCGTGGCTGATCCGGCCATCCTTGAAGGTCAGCGACCGCGCCGTGTTGATGCCGAGCACGGCAACGCCCGGCAGGTCGAACGAGGGGCACAGCGTATCGTCGATGTAACGCTTGTAGCGGGTCAGCGGCGACAGGAAGCGGCGAAAGACGTCATAGAGCGGGATGTCGTGATTGCCGGGGACCGCGAGCACGTCGTGGCCAGAATCGCGCAATCGCCCGAGGAAGGCGCAGGCCTGTTCGAACTGTTCGGTACGGGCGCGCTGGGTGAAGTCGCCCGATGCGACCACCAGGTCGGGCTTCTCTTCATCGATTCGGACAGCAACCGCTTCGACAAGGCGGTCGTCATGAGCTCCGAAGTGGAGGTCGGACAGGTGGATCAGCCGGGCCATGAACCGCAGAACGCACCCAGGCTGAACAGGTTCAGCCGGCCGGAAAGATCAGTAGGCTTAAGCTTGAGCTTACTTATTTGGTGCCGGACTCGTCGTCGCCGGCGCTTCTGCACCCTGCTTGTCGAGGTCGGCGGCCGCGTCCGCCCCTATGTCGATCGCGGCCTGACGCTCGGCGGCCGGCGAGACGCAGCCAGCGAGCGTCAAAACGATGATCGTCGAAACAAGAAGACGCATGATCAACCTCGTCCGGCTAGAAGTTCAGGAACAGGAGCAGCTTCACGTCGACTGCGCAGCCTTCGACGCGTTTCTGTTCAAGGAAGGCCGGAATGTCGGCGCGGGCGACCAAGTGAACCTTGATGTCCTCATGCTCGGTGCCGCCTCCTTCGCCCGACTTTGTCACGCCTTCGACCCGAACCAGGCTGAAGCTTTCGGTGACCATGCCTGGGGAGGCGTGAAAGTCGCCCAGGCGCGTGACGGATGTGCCGGTGTAGCCGGTCTCTTCCTCCAGCTCCTTGACCGCTGTGCCTTCGACAGTGGCGTTGCGATCCTCGTCGCCGACGAGGCCTGCGGGCAGCTCGATGCAGCGCCCTCCGACCGGCATCCGGAACTGCTCGATCAGGATCACCTTGCCCTCCGTTTCGGCGAGGATGACCACGGCGCGCACGTCGTTGGTGCGGCTGACATATTCCCAACGGCCGCGACGGAGCGCGCGAACATATTTGCCCGCCCACATCACTTCGACGGGCTTGTCTGAATCTTCGATCATAGTTCGATGAGCTTGTCCGGAATCTCGTTCTGATCGTCGTCCGAGCGGGGGAAATGATCTGCCAACACCGTCCCAACGCGCTCGATCGCGGCAATGATCCCGTCGGCGGGACGGCCCGCCTTAACCTCGACGATCAGTGCCGCCATCGCCTCGCCCCAGGTGTCGGGTGTGGTGACGGCGGTGATCGCCTCATCGGCGACGATCTCGGCGCGGTGCTCGCCTTCGGACAGGTAGATAAGGACTCCTGTCCGGCCCACGGTCCTTCGTTCGGTCGCCGCCTTGAACAGTGCGACGGCCCGGCGACGTACCCGCCGCGTCTTAGTCGCGCCCGGTGTCAGGGCTAGCCGAAGCGGCATCCACTTCATTATGTAGAGCGCAACCAAGAATTTCAGCAACGCAAGGCCGAGAAGAAGGGTCAAAAGCTCGCGCATGGTCGGGGGCACGCTCCAGCCTCTGAGCAAGGTCCAGCCCAAATCGAGCAGCCACGGCCACACCGCGACGCTGGCCAGGGTCAGGAAGAGTATCAGGACCGCATAATGCAGTCCGACGTCATGGTAGGCGTCGCTCCGGTCGGCGCTGATCGCCAGAATTTCGCCGTTGCTCTTCGCCTCGGCGGCCGCGATGGCGGCACTCACCCGCGCGTGGTCGGCCTCACTAAGGTTCATCACCATCCCCCTGATGCGCCCCCGCCGCCGAACGAGCCGCCGCCGCCGGAGAAGCCGCCGCCACCGCCTCCTCCCCAGCCGCCGCCACCGCCGCCAAATCCTCCGCCGCCCCAACCGCCGCCGCGGGACGACCGGCTGAATTCATTAAGGCCCCACAGCACGACCCAAGGGTCCACGCCGCCGCGCCCGCGACGATATCTGCGCTTCCGCCCACCCGCAGCACGCAGCAGCGGAAGGATCACGAAGAAGAAGATCAGGATCAGGAAGAAAAACGGAAAACCGCCCCGGCCGTTCGATCGCTGACGCTGTTCCTGCTGCACCTGTGCCTGCGCTGCGTTCTTGGCGGCTTGGTCCGGAGGCAGGCTGATCGTCTTGATGATCTCGTCAGCGCCCGCGATCACACCGCCCGCCATGTCCCCTTCCCTAAACCGCGGAAGGATGGCGTTGCGGATGATCACGCTCGACACGGCGTCGGTCAGGAAGACGCGGGCACCATAGCCGGTCTCGATTCGGACCTTCTTCTCATTGGGGGCGACCAGCAGGATGACGCCGTCGTCGCGCTTCTCGTCACCGAGCTTCCAATATCGGCCCAGGCGGTAGCCGTAATCTTCGATCGTGCGCCCTTCGAGGCTGTTTACCGTCGCTACGACGAATTGCCGCCCTGTTTGGGCAAACAGCGCTTCGGACTTCGACTTGAGGTCGAGTTCCTGCTCCGGCCGGAGCAGGTCCGCCTGGTCAACGACCGGGCTGGTGCCGCGCTCCGGGAAAGTCTGCGCCGACGCGGGGGCAGCCGCGAACATCAACAGCGTCACCGCGAGCGCAGCTAGGCAATCCAGAACTCTTCGGTGGATCGCCACGTCGCTGCGCTCCTCGCGATGACTGCGGTGGATGTCGATCAGCTCGCGTTGAAATCGACCGTTGGCGCGTTCTGCGCCCCGGCTGCCGCCTCGAACGGTACCTTGGGCTTGGCGCCGTAGAAGATCTTGGCACCGATTGCGTCGGGGAAGGTTCGGATGCGGGTGTTATAGCCCTGCACCGCCTCGTTATAATCGCGCCGACCGACG encodes:
- a CDS encoding NUDIX hydrolase, translating into MIEDSDKPVEVMWAGKYVRALRRGRWEYVSRTNDVRAVVILAETEGKVILIEQFRMPVGGRCIELPAGLVGDEDRNATVEGTAVKELEEETGYTGTSVTRLGDFHASPGMVTESFSLVRVEGVTKSGEGGGTEHEDIKVHLVARADIPAFLEQKRVEGCAVDVKLLLFLNF
- a CDS encoding TPM domain-containing protein, translated to MVMNLSEADHARVSAAIAAAEAKSNGEILAISADRSDAYHDVGLHYAVLILFLTLASVAVWPWLLDLGWTLLRGWSVPPTMRELLTLLLGLALLKFLVALYIMKWMPLRLALTPGATKTRRVRRRAVALFKAATERRTVGRTGVLIYLSEGEHRAEIVADEAITAVTTPDTWGEAMAALIVEVKAGRPADGIIAAIERVGTVLADHFPRSDDDQNEIPDKLIEL
- a CDS encoding metallophosphoesterase family protein, whose product is MARLIHLSDLHFGAHDDRLVEAVAVRIDEEKPDLVVASGDFTQRARTEQFEQACAFLGRLRDSGHDVLAVPGNHDIPLYDVFRRFLSPLTRYKRYIDDTLCPSFDLPGVAVLGINTARSLTFKDGRISHEQIDFVRESFSRTNPDWTRVLVTHHPLFALPVGDGPELGRAIGRQELALDAVEELGVDLVLAGHNHRASSQDASDLVTRAGGTLVVQAGTATSVRVRDEEQSFNRIEIEGDEIVLTVFGWAGDRFEAQQAKRYRRQDGKWRAGIDAPVVDEVH
- a CDS encoding TPM domain-containing protein — its product is MHRRVLDCLAALAVTLLMFAAAPASAQTFPERGTSPVVDQADLLRPEQELDLKSKSEALFAQTGRQFVVATVNSLEGRTIEDYGYRLGRYWKLGDEKRDDGVILLVAPNEKKVRIETGYGARVFLTDAVSSVIIRNAILPRFREGDMAGGVIAGADEIIKTISLPPDQAAKNAAQAQVQQEQRQRSNGRGGFPFFFLILIFFFVILPLLRAAGGRKRRYRRGRGGVDPWVVLWGLNEFSRSSRGGGWGGGGFGGGGGGWGGGGGGGFSGGGGSFGGGGASGGW